From one Paramormyrops kingsleyae isolate MSU_618 chromosome 1, PKINGS_0.4, whole genome shotgun sequence genomic stretch:
- the LOC140578577 gene encoding unconventional myosin-IXb-like, with the protein MSSSSSDSLLLPRVAREEHHNQMSTHSLAIIFSSTFLCSPDTMNSPEIMKDMNKATMCLELILNEQMRSYEKLKELEQLEYPEALAMKQPKRQDTKPQSLRSRLIYGFL; encoded by the exons ATGTCTTCCTCAAGCAGTGATAGTCTTCTCCTTCCCAGGGTGGCCAGGGAGGAACACCACAATCAGATGTCCACGCACTCGCTGGCCATCATCTTCTCCTCCACCTTCCTGTGCAGTCCTGACACCATGAATTCTCCTGAAATCATGAAAGACATGAACAAGGCCACCAT GTGTCTGGAGCTCATCCTAAATGAGCAGATGAGGTCCTATGAGAAGCTGAAGGAACTGGAGCAGCTTGAGTATCCTGAAGCCCTGGCCATGAAGCAGCCAAAGCGGCAAGACACTAAACCCCAGAGCCTGAGGTCACGGCTAATATATGGCTTTTTGTGA